DNA sequence from the Chryseobacterium indicum genome:
ATTTATTACGGGATCTGCTGGTTTGCTACTCTTTCCTCGATTGTACTATTGGCGATCGGATTATGGAATGCGACAATTCTTCCAAGCGAAAAAGGTTTTTACGGATTTGCCTTTTTACTGGCACTCTTCGGAGCCATTGCCGTTCAGAAAAATACCCGGGACAATATGCTTCAGGAATAAAAAATGATTAGACTCTCCAAATTCGGAGAGTTTTTATTTTAATGGAAGTCGAAAAAATTACTGATGAAACAAGCTGTAGCGGAATAACAACTAAATTTCAGGAGTAGTGATAAAGACTCAGGCTCACGAATTTCGTGAGCCTGAGTTTTATAATGTATTAAATTATTTATCAAAATGATTCGGATGTTTCTCCTTAATGTCGTCCACGGTTCCCAGAACTTTATCCTTTAAAGAATCCTGATATTGCTGAAGGTTTTCAGCAACAGCTTCATCTGAACTTCCGATAATTTTTGCAGCTAAAATTCCTGCATTCAAAGCACCGTTTAAAGCAACTGTAGCTACAGGAATTCCACCCGGCATCTGCAGGATGGATAATATAGAATCCCAGCCATCAATAGAGTTGCTCGACAAAATAGGAACTCCGATCACAGGTAAGGTTGTACAGCTCGCTACCATTCCCGGAAGATGGGCTGCTCCTCCCGCTCCAGCAACAATTACTTTCAATCCCCTTTCTTTAGCGGTTTTCGCATAATCGAACATTCTTTCCGGTGTTCTGTGTGCAGAAACTACCGTCAGTTCATAAGGGATGTTCAGGGATTTTAAAAAATTCGCTGCCTGTTCCATGATTGGCAAGTCGCTCTGACTTCCCATTATTATTCCTACCATT
Encoded proteins:
- the purE gene encoding 5-(carboxyamino)imidazole ribonucleotide mutase; this translates as MVGIIMGSQSDLPIMEQAANFLKSLNIPYELTVVSAHRTPERMFDYAKTAKERGLKVIVAGAGGAAHLPGMVASCTTLPVIGVPILSSNSIDGWDSILSILQMPGGIPVATVALNGALNAGILAAKIIGSSDEAVAENLQQYQDSLKDKVLGTVDDIKEKHPNHFDK